One window from the genome of Maylandia zebra isolate NMK-2024a linkage group LG18, Mzebra_GT3a, whole genome shotgun sequence encodes:
- the LOC143413444 gene encoding uncharacterized protein LOC143413444, giving the protein MDRIMFFGAVLLLCSCKIQGLQNVFVLHGKDLRLDIKESITLDEQTDLLWKFNSNNNIAKCGFNKNPVVYNKYTGKAEVFGQNYSLKLKNVQDSDSGDYTAVVVEEREQSVAEYKVIVQDPVTPADLTVDPVSNSSDSCDLTVTCSTVDFNVSSSFRCDGKNCAHAEEKDLKATKEFSSLIVYLEQDTIFCNHSNQVSWNQTMKVLKSYCETKTAPSGATINATSTSVLFLLTLFITFVSS; this is encoded by the exons ATGGATCGCATAATGTTTTTTGGAGCTGTTTTATTGCTGTGTTCATGTAAAATACAAG gtctccaaaatgtgtttgtgctgcaTGGAAAGGACTTACGCTTGGATATAAAGGAATCTATTACACTTGACGAACAGACAGATTTGCTCTGGAAATTTAATTCCAATAACAATATAGCTAAAtgtggttttaataaaaatcCAGTCGTGTATAACAAATATACAGGAAAGGCTGAGGTGTTTGGACAAAATTActctttgaaattaaaaaatgttcaagacagtgacagtggagattatACTGCAGTTGTGGTCGAAGAACGAGAGCAAAGCGTAGCTGAATACAAGGTCATAGTTCAAG ATCCAGTTACTCCTGCTGACCTGACAGTGGACCCTGTGTCCAACAGCTCAGACTCCTGTGACCTGACTGTGACCTGCAGCACAGTGGACTTTAACGTCAGCAGTAGTTTTAGATGTGATGGTAAAAACTGCGCTCATGCAGAAGAAAAGGATTTGAAGGCCACAAAAGAATTTTCCTCTCTGATTGTTTACCTGGAGCAAGACACCATTTTCTGTAATCACAGCAACCAAGTGAGCTGGAATCAAACCATGAAGGTGCTCAAATCTTACTGTGAAACAAAGACAG CTCCCAGTGGAGCCACCATAAATGCAACTTCGACTTCTGTTCTCTTCTTGCTGACTCTCTTCATaacctttgtgtcatcatga